A single window of Calonectris borealis chromosome 31, bCalBor7.hap1.2, whole genome shotgun sequence DNA harbors:
- the S1PR5 gene encoding sphingosine 1-phosphate receptor 5: protein MFYLLGNLTLSDLLAGVAYTANIVLSGANTLRLTPALWFLREGGVFLTLAASVLSLLAIAVERHLTMARVRVTRGDKRGRMWSLVAASWGVSVALAALPGLGWNCLGDLPACSTVLPLYSKRYVFFCVAVFLAILLTIVVLYARLYRAVRRSANLRPSPKSPALLKTVTVVVGTFIACWSPLFLLLLLDAWCCPRACAVLYHADYFLGLAMANSLLNPLIYTGTSREMCRAVLRLLR from the coding sequence ATGTTCTACCTGCTGGGCAACCTCACCCTCTCCGACCTGTTGGCCGGCGTCGCCTACACCGCCAACATCGTCCTCTCCGGCGCCAACACCTTACGGTTGACGCCGGCGTTGTGGTTCCTGAGGGAAGGCGGAGTCTTCCTCACCTTGGCCGCTTCGGTCTTGAGCTTGTTGGCCATCGCGGTTGAGCGTCATCTCACCATGGCGCGGGTGCGGGTGACGCGGGGGGACAAGAGGGGTCGGATGTGGTCGTTGGTGGCGGCGAGTTGGGGGGTTTCGGTGGCGTTGGCGGCGTTGCCGGGGTTGGGGTGGAACTGCCTGGGGGACCTGCCGGCTTGTTCCACCgtcctccccctctactccaaACGTTACGTCTTCTTCTGCGTCGCCGTCTTCCTCGCCATCCTCCTCACCATCGTCGTCCTCTACGCTCGCCTTTACCGCGCCGTCCGCCGGTCGGCCAACCTCCGCCCTTCGCCCAAATCGCCGGCGCTGTTAAAAACGGTGACGGTGGTGGTGGGAACCTTCATCGCCTGTTggtcccccctcttcctcctcttgctcttGGACGCCTGGTGCTGCCCGCGGGCGTGCGCGGTGCTCTACCACGCCGACTACTTCTTGGGGTTGGCCATGGCCAACTCTCTactcaaccccctcatctacaccGGCACCAGCCGGGAGATGTGCCGGGCCGTGCTGCGGTTGTTGCGG
- the ATG4D gene encoding cysteine protease ATG4D isoform X1, with translation MSAGPAGPRRRGGGGGPGPPPGAEEGARVRGRFLSAWNSVRYGWAVRAKPHFSKLSPLHLLGRVYCPAAEEELERFQRDFASRLWLTYRREFPALEGTPWTTDCGWGCMLRSAQMLLAQGLILHLLGRDWTWSEALLEPAAASRRPRDPPGQARDPPGCPRDPPGWTRDPPGYPRDPPGRVRDPPGRIRDPPGRIRAPREAEQRHRAIVAWFADHPRAPFGIHRLVELGRNAGKKAGDWYGPSIVAHILRLQGGRRRAGAGRRRTNRAGDRAAPRRRRPGAGAVGGGKPQPRLRGLRQGAAEAEILRRHHRRQTPALPLLRRLSRRLLALPGPPLLPALRGHLPGELPPAVFPLRFPAENGLREDGSQLHHRLLRRRRDGAGGALLRPRPRAGPPLGAAAVPHLHAGGGSGAGPRLGAARLPAPPAAAAATSPRRQAPQKTQRRRVRLPLTPPPHPGTPPKHWIRPPGWWRRGLGGPRAPPAQG, from the exons atgagcgcgggcccggccgggccgcggcggaggggggggggcggcggccccgggcccccccccggggctgaggagggggcgcGGGTGCGGGGCCGCTTCCTCTCGGCCTGGAACAGCGTCCGATACg gctgggcGGTGCGAGCGAAGCCCCACTTCAGCAAACtctcccccctccacctcctggGGCGCGTTTACTGCCCGGCAGCCGAGG AGGAGCTGGAGCGTTTCCAGCGGGATTTTGCCTCCCGGCTGTGGCTGACGTACCGGCGGGAATTCCCGGCGTTGGAGGGGACCCCCTGGACCACCGACTGCGGCTGGGGCTGCATGCTGCGCAGCGCCCAGATGCTGCTGGCCCAGGGGCTCATCCTGCACCTCCTGGGCAGGG ACTGGACGTGGTCTGAGGCGCTGCTGGAACCGGCGGCCGCGTCCCGGCGGCCGCGGGACCCCCCGGGGCAGGCGAGGGACCCCCCGGGATGTCCCCGGGACCCGCCAGGATGGACACGAGACCCCCCAGGAtatccccgggaccccccgggacggGTACGGGACCCCCCGGGACGGATACGGGACCCCCCAGGACGGATACGAGCCCCCCGGGAAGCGGAGCAGCGGCACCGCGCCATCGTAGCCTGGTTCGCCGATCACCCCCGGGCGCCTTTCGGCATCCATCGTTTGGTGGAACTGGGCCGGAACGCCGGGAAAAAAGCCGGGGATTGGTACGGTCCCTCCATCGTCGCCCACATCCTTCG tttacAAGGGGGACGTCGCCGGGCTGGTGCGGGGCGACGCCGAACGAACCGCGCCGGAgaccgggcagcgccgcgccgtcGTCGTCCTGGTGCCGGTGCGGTTGGGGGGGGAAAACCTCAACCCCGTCTACGTGGATTGCGTCAAG gagctgctgaagcTGAAATCCTGCGTCGGCATCATCGGCGGCAAACCCCGGCACTCCCTCTACTTCGTCGGCTTTCaag ACGACTTCTTGCTCTACCTGGACCCCCACTACTGCCAGCCCTTCGTGGACACCTCCCGGGAGAACTTCCCcctgcag TCTTTCCACTGCGGTTCCCCGCGGAAAATGGCCTTCGGGAAGATGGATCCCAGCTGCACCATCGGCTTCTACGCCGGCGGCGGGACGGAGCTGGAGGAGCTCTGCTCCGACCTCGCCCGC GTGCTGGCCCCCCCCTCGGCGCCGCAGCGGTACCCCATCTTCACGCTGGCGGAGGGTCGGGCGCGGGACCACGGCTTGGAGCCGCTcggctcccggccccccccgccgccgccgccgccacctccccgcGCCGGCAAgcgccccaaaaaacccaacgcCGACGAGTTCGTCTTCCTCtgaccccacccccccaccccgggacccccccaaaacactgGATCAGACCCCCGGGGTGGTGGCGCCGCGGTTTGGGGGGGCCGCGGGCACCCCCCGCTCAGGGTTAG
- the ATG4D gene encoding cysteine protease ATG4D isoform X2, with translation MSAGPAGPRRRGGGGGPGPPPGAEEGARVRGRFLSAWNSVRYGWAVRAKPHFSKLSPLHLLGRVYCPAAEEELERFQRDFASRLWLTYRREFPALEGTPWTTDCGWGCMLRSAQMLLAQGLILHLLGRDWTWSEALLEPAAASRRPRDPPGQARDPPGCPRDPPGWTRDPPGYPRDPPGRVRDPPGRIRDPPGRIRAPREAEQRHRAIVAWFADHPRAPFGIHRLVELGRNAGKKAGDCLQGGRRRAGAGRRRTNRAGDRAAPRRRRPGAGAVGGGKPQPRLRGLRQGAAEAEILRRHHRRQTPALPLLRRLSRRLLALPGPPLLPALRGHLPGELPPAVFPLRFPAENGLREDGSQLHHRLLRRRRDGAGGALLRPRPRAGPPLGAAAVPHLHAGGGSGAGPRLGAARLPAPPAAAAATSPRRQAPQKTQRRRVRLPLTPPPHPGTPPKHWIRPPGWWRRGLGGPRAPPAQG, from the exons atgagcgcgggcccggccgggccgcggcggaggggggggggcggcggccccgggcccccccccggggctgaggagggggcgcGGGTGCGGGGCCGCTTCCTCTCGGCCTGGAACAGCGTCCGATACg gctgggcGGTGCGAGCGAAGCCCCACTTCAGCAAACtctcccccctccacctcctggGGCGCGTTTACTGCCCGGCAGCCGAGG AGGAGCTGGAGCGTTTCCAGCGGGATTTTGCCTCCCGGCTGTGGCTGACGTACCGGCGGGAATTCCCGGCGTTGGAGGGGACCCCCTGGACCACCGACTGCGGCTGGGGCTGCATGCTGCGCAGCGCCCAGATGCTGCTGGCCCAGGGGCTCATCCTGCACCTCCTGGGCAGGG ACTGGACGTGGTCTGAGGCGCTGCTGGAACCGGCGGCCGCGTCCCGGCGGCCGCGGGACCCCCCGGGGCAGGCGAGGGACCCCCCGGGATGTCCCCGGGACCCGCCAGGATGGACACGAGACCCCCCAGGAtatccccgggaccccccgggacggGTACGGGACCCCCCGGGACGGATACGGGACCCCCCAGGACGGATACGAGCCCCCCGGGAAGCGGAGCAGCGGCACCGCGCCATCGTAGCCTGGTTCGCCGATCACCCCCGGGCGCCTTTCGGCATCCATCGTTTGGTGGAACTGGGCCGGAACGCCGGGAAAAAAGCCGGGGATTG tttacAAGGGGGACGTCGCCGGGCTGGTGCGGGGCGACGCCGAACGAACCGCGCCGGAgaccgggcagcgccgcgccgtcGTCGTCCTGGTGCCGGTGCGGTTGGGGGGGGAAAACCTCAACCCCGTCTACGTGGATTGCGTCAAG gagctgctgaagcTGAAATCCTGCGTCGGCATCATCGGCGGCAAACCCCGGCACTCCCTCTACTTCGTCGGCTTTCaag ACGACTTCTTGCTCTACCTGGACCCCCACTACTGCCAGCCCTTCGTGGACACCTCCCGGGAGAACTTCCCcctgcag TCTTTCCACTGCGGTTCCCCGCGGAAAATGGCCTTCGGGAAGATGGATCCCAGCTGCACCATCGGCTTCTACGCCGGCGGCGGGACGGAGCTGGAGGAGCTCTGCTCCGACCTCGCCCGC GTGCTGGCCCCCCCCTCGGCGCCGCAGCGGTACCCCATCTTCACGCTGGCGGAGGGTCGGGCGCGGGACCACGGCTTGGAGCCGCTcggctcccggccccccccgccgccgccgccgccacctccccgcGCCGGCAAgcgccccaaaaaacccaacgcCGACGAGTTCGTCTTCCTCtgaccccacccccccaccccgggacccccccaaaacactgGATCAGACCCCCGGGGTGGTGGCGCCGCGGTTTGGGGGGGCCGCGGGCACCCCCCGCTCAGGGTTAG
- the ATG4D gene encoding cysteine protease ATG4D isoform X3, with amino-acid sequence MSAGPAGPRRRGGGGGPGPPPGAEEGARVRGRFLSAWNSVRYGWAVRAKPHFSKLSPLHLLGRVYCPAAEEELERFQRDFASRLWLTYRREFPALEGTPWTTDCGWGCMLRSAQMLLAQGLILHLLGRDWTWSEALLEPAAASRRPRDPPGQARDPPGCPRDPPGWTRDPPGYPRDPPGRVRDPPGRIRDPPGRIRAPREAEQRHRAIVAWFADHPRAPFGIHRLVELGRNAGKKAGDWYGPSIVAHILRRAVETCPETSGLSVYVSQDCTVYKGDVAGLVRGDAERTAPETGQRRAVVVLVPVRLGGENLNPVYVDCVKELLKLKSCVGIIGGKPRHSLYFVGFQDDFLLYLDPHYCQPFVDTSRENFPLQSFHCGSPRKMAFGKMDPSCTIGFYAGGGTELEELCSDLARVLAPPSAPQRYPIFTLAEGRARDHGLEPLGSRPPPPPPPPPPRAGKRPKKPNADEFVFL; translated from the exons atgagcgcgggcccggccgggccgcggcggaggggggggggcggcggccccgggcccccccccggggctgaggagggggcgcGGGTGCGGGGCCGCTTCCTCTCGGCCTGGAACAGCGTCCGATACg gctgggcGGTGCGAGCGAAGCCCCACTTCAGCAAACtctcccccctccacctcctggGGCGCGTTTACTGCCCGGCAGCCGAGG AGGAGCTGGAGCGTTTCCAGCGGGATTTTGCCTCCCGGCTGTGGCTGACGTACCGGCGGGAATTCCCGGCGTTGGAGGGGACCCCCTGGACCACCGACTGCGGCTGGGGCTGCATGCTGCGCAGCGCCCAGATGCTGCTGGCCCAGGGGCTCATCCTGCACCTCCTGGGCAGGG ACTGGACGTGGTCTGAGGCGCTGCTGGAACCGGCGGCCGCGTCCCGGCGGCCGCGGGACCCCCCGGGGCAGGCGAGGGACCCCCCGGGATGTCCCCGGGACCCGCCAGGATGGACACGAGACCCCCCAGGAtatccccgggaccccccgggacggGTACGGGACCCCCCGGGACGGATACGGGACCCCCCAGGACGGATACGAGCCCCCCGGGAAGCGGAGCAGCGGCACCGCGCCATCGTAGCCTGGTTCGCCGATCACCCCCGGGCGCCTTTCGGCATCCATCGTTTGGTGGAACTGGGCCGGAACGCCGGGAAAAAAGCCGGGGATTGGTACGGTCCCTCCATCGTCGCCCACATCCTTCG GAGGGCGGTGGAAACCTGCCCGGAGACCAGCGGCCTCTCGGTTTACGTCTCTCAGGACTGCACCG tttacAAGGGGGACGTCGCCGGGCTGGTGCGGGGCGACGCCGAACGAACCGCGCCGGAgaccgggcagcgccgcgccgtcGTCGTCCTGGTGCCGGTGCGGTTGGGGGGGGAAAACCTCAACCCCGTCTACGTGGATTGCGTCAAG gagctgctgaagcTGAAATCCTGCGTCGGCATCATCGGCGGCAAACCCCGGCACTCCCTCTACTTCGTCGGCTTTCaag ACGACTTCTTGCTCTACCTGGACCCCCACTACTGCCAGCCCTTCGTGGACACCTCCCGGGAGAACTTCCCcctgcag TCTTTCCACTGCGGTTCCCCGCGGAAAATGGCCTTCGGGAAGATGGATCCCAGCTGCACCATCGGCTTCTACGCCGGCGGCGGGACGGAGCTGGAGGAGCTCTGCTCCGACCTCGCCCGC GTGCTGGCCCCCCCCTCGGCGCCGCAGCGGTACCCCATCTTCACGCTGGCGGAGGGTCGGGCGCGGGACCACGGCTTGGAGCCGCTcggctcccggccccccccgccgccgccgccgccacctccccgcGCCGGCAAgcgccccaaaaaacccaacgcCGACGAGTTCGTCTTCCTCtga
- the KEAP1 gene encoding kelch-like ECH-associated protein 1 encodes MSVPPPPECQAEVTPSPGGSGSFSYSLEEHPKAALAIMNQLRLERQLCDVTLRVRYRQDVPPADFPAHKIVLASSSPVFKAMFTTGLRERGMEVIPIEGVHPRVMERLVEFAYTASISVGEKCVLHVMNGAVMYQIDSVVRACCDFLIQQLHPSNAIGIANFAEQIGCLELHQKAREYIYMHFGEVSKQEEFFNLSHCQLVTLISRDELNVRCESEVFHACINWVKHDCANRRLYVQALLRAVRCHSLTPHFLQMQLQKCEILRSDSRSKDYLAQIFQDLTLHKPTQVLPSRTPKVGQLIYTAGGYYRQSLSYLEAYNPRDGSWIRLADLQIPRSGLGGCVVGGLFYAVGGRNNSPDGNTDSAAIDCYNPMTNQWSPCAPMSVPRNRIGVGVIDGMIYAVGGSHGCIHHSSVERYEPERDEWQLVAPMLTRRIGVGVAVLNRLLYAVGGFDGTTRLSSAECYHPERDAWRAIAPMATIRSGAGVCALNNCIYAMGGYDGTDQLNSTERYEVETDAWTFVAPMRYRRSALGVTVYQGKIYVLGGYDGHTFLDSVECYDPVADAWTEVTRMTSGRSGVGVAITMEPCRKQTDRTDCPC; translated from the exons ATGTcggtccccccgccccccgaatGCCAGGCGGAGGtgaccccctccccggggggatcGGGTTCCTTCAGCTACAGCCTGGAGGAGCACCCCAAAGCCGCCTTGGCCATCATGAACCAACTCCGTTTGGAACGTCAACTTTGCGACGTCACCCTTCGCGTCCGCTACCGGCAAGACGTTCCCCCCGCCGATTTTCCGGCTCATAAAATCGTTTTGGCTTCCTCCAGTCCGGTTTTTAAAGCCATGTTTACGACGGGATTACGGGAACGGGGGATGGAAGTGATCCCCATCGAAGGGGTTCACCCGCGGGTGATGGAGAGGTTGGTGGAATTCGCTTACACGGCTTCCATTTCGGTGGGGGAGAAATGCGTCCTCCACGTCATGAACGGCGCCGTCATGTACCAGATCGACAGCGTCGTCCGCGCCTGCTGCGACTTCTTGATCCAGCAGCTGCACCCCAGCAACGCCATCGGCATCGCCAACTTCGCCGAGCAGATCGGCTGCCTCGAGCTGCACCAGAAGGCCCGGGAGTACATCTACATGCACTTcggggag GTCTCCAAGCAGGAGGAATTCTTCAACCTCTCCCACTGCCAGCTGGTGACGCTGATCAGCCGGGACGAGCTGAACGTCCGGTGCGAATCCGAAGTTTTCCACGCTTGCATCAACTGGGTGAAACACGACTGTGCCAACCGGCGCCTCTACGTCCAGGCGCTGCTGCGCGCCGTCCGCTGCCACTCCCTCACCCCGCATTTCCTCCAGATGCAACTGCAAAAATGCGAAATCTTACGATCCGATTCCCGATCCAAGGATTACCTGGCGCAGATTTTTCAGGATTTAACTCTTCATAAACCCACCCAAGTTTTACCCTCTCGGACCCCCAAGGTGGGGCAGCTCATTTACACGGCCGGGGGTTATTATCGTCAGTCTCTAAGTTACCTGGAAGCCTACAACCCTCGGGACGGCTCCTGGATCCGCTTAGCCGACCTCCAGATTCCCCGCAGCGGGTTAGGGGGTTGCGTAGTGGGGGGGCTTTTTTACGCCGTAGGAGGACGGAATAATTCTCCCGACGGGAATACGGACTCGGCCGCCATCGATTGTTACAACCCCATGACCAACCAGTGGTCCCCCTGCGCCCCCATGAGCGTCCCCCGCAATCGTATCGGGGTGGGGGTCATCGACGGGATGATTTACGCCGTGGGGGGGTCGCATGGATGCATCCATCATAGCAGCGTGGAGag GTACGAGCCGGAGAGGGACGAGTGGCAGTTGGTGGCCCCCATGCTGACGCGGCGAatcggggtgggggtggcggtGCTCAACCGTCTCCTTTACGCCGTGGGGGGGTTCGACGGCACCACCCGCCTCAGCTCCGCCGAGTGCTACCACCCCGAGCGGGACGCCTGGAGAGCCATCgcccccatggccaccatccGCAGCGGCGCCG ggGTCTGCGCCCTCAATAACTGCATTTACGCCATGGGGGGCTACGACGGGACGGACCAGCTCAACAGCACCGAACGTTACGAGGTGGAGACGGACGCCTGGACCTTCGTGGCACCCATGCGGTACCGGCGCAGCGCCCTCGGCGTCACCGTCTACCAGGGCAAGATCTACGTCTTGG GGGGCTACGACGGCCACACGTTCCTGGATTCGGTGGAGTGTTACGACCCCGTCGCCGACGCCTGGACGGAGGTGACGCGGATGACGTCGGGACgcagcggggtgggggtggcCATCACCATGGAACCGTGCCGAAAACAAACCGACCGAACCGATTGTCCCTGCTAA